The following are encoded in a window of Sminthopsis crassicaudata isolate SCR6 chromosome 3, ASM4859323v1, whole genome shotgun sequence genomic DNA:
- the RPE gene encoding ribulose-phosphate 3-epimerase isoform X1, whose protein sequence is MASGCKIGPSILNSDLACLGAECARMLDSGADYLHLDVMDGHFVPNITFGHPVVESLRKQLGQDPFFDMHMMVSRPEQWVKPMAVAGANQYTFHLEATENPGALIKDIRENGMKVGLAIKPGTTVEYLAPWANQIDMALVMTVEPGFGGQKFMEDMMPKVHWLRTQFPSLDIEVDGGVGPDTIHKCAEAGANMIVSGSAIMRSEDPRSVINLLRNVCSEAAQKRSLDR, encoded by the exons ATGGCGTCTGGTTGCAAAATCGGTCCGTCTATCCTCAACAGCGACTTGGCCTGCCTGGGGGCCGAATGCGCCCGTATGCTGGATTCCGGGGCCGACTATCTGCACCTGGATGTAATGGACGG gCATTTTGTTCCCAATATCACCTTTGGTCACCCTGTGGTAGAAAGCCTTCGAAAACAGTTAGGTCAAGACCCTTTCTTTG ACATGCACATGATGGTTTCTAGACCAGAACAGTGGGTAAAGCCAATGGCTGTTGCTGGAGCAAATCAATATACCTTTCACCTGGAAGCTACAGAGAACCCTGGAGCACTGATTAAAGATATTCGAGAGAATGGCATGAAG GTTGGTCTTGCTATTAAACCTGGCACTACTGTTGAGTATTTGGCACCATGGGCCAATCAGATAGATATGGCCTTAGTCATGACAGTGGAACCTGGGTTTGGAGGGCAGAAGTTCATGGAAGATATGATGCCAAAG GTTCATTGGTTGAGGACCCAGTTCCCTTCTCTGGATATTGAAGTAGATGGTGGAGTAGGTCCTGACACAATTCACAAATGTGCAGAG GCAGGGGCTAATATGATTGTTTCTGGTAGTGCCATCATGAGGAGTGAAGACCCCAGATCTGTCATTAATCTCTTGAGAAATGTTTGTTCAGAAGCTGCTCAGAAACGCTCTCTGGATAGATGA
- the RPE gene encoding ribulose-phosphate 3-epimerase isoform X2, producing MHFVPNITFGHPVVESLRKQLGQDPFFDMHMMVSRPEQWVKPMAVAGANQYTFHLEATENPGALIKDIRENGMKVGLAIKPGTTVEYLAPWANQIDMALVMTVEPGFGGQKFMEDMMPKVHWLRTQFPSLDIEVDGGVGPDTIHKCAEAGANMIVSGSAIMRSEDPRSVINLLRNVCSEAAQKRSLDR from the exons AT gCATTTTGTTCCCAATATCACCTTTGGTCACCCTGTGGTAGAAAGCCTTCGAAAACAGTTAGGTCAAGACCCTTTCTTTG ACATGCACATGATGGTTTCTAGACCAGAACAGTGGGTAAAGCCAATGGCTGTTGCTGGAGCAAATCAATATACCTTTCACCTGGAAGCTACAGAGAACCCTGGAGCACTGATTAAAGATATTCGAGAGAATGGCATGAAG GTTGGTCTTGCTATTAAACCTGGCACTACTGTTGAGTATTTGGCACCATGGGCCAATCAGATAGATATGGCCTTAGTCATGACAGTGGAACCTGGGTTTGGAGGGCAGAAGTTCATGGAAGATATGATGCCAAAG GTTCATTGGTTGAGGACCCAGTTCCCTTCTCTGGATATTGAAGTAGATGGTGGAGTAGGTCCTGACACAATTCACAAATGTGCAGAG GCAGGGGCTAATATGATTGTTTCTGGTAGTGCCATCATGAGGAGTGAAGACCCCAGATCTGTCATTAATCTCTTGAGAAATGTTTGTTCAGAAGCTGCTCAGAAACGCTCTCTGGATAGATGA